A portion of the Brachionichthys hirsutus isolate HB-005 chromosome 6, CSIRO-AGI_Bhir_v1, whole genome shotgun sequence genome contains these proteins:
- the myot gene encoding myotilin: MEQCDRSIQRVQKKTSTMSLTISSSLAQRHSSLVQPLRVSPQTTQSPRVQYSGKGVAPSFVKCLRDASAVKAQLAVLECRLRGTPPLQVIWYRDDQQVLDSADLRILRKKASSASVPEELCTLVITEAFPEDSGLFKCVALNSFGTASCSATLEVYNDLQEQLEIEAARQQEAVSLKQAKEEEAVHQQDVDSCSKDSEEFPSELPDPVALPPPEWPDSPAFDNIPAADRPEAQPADRSSEEPFGPSPEERCLDSGGRSSAEVTPSPLPPPSPSPSPPPTLTRAEEAAQTAKLFSPSKLSLTSSQSGGDNMNRSGLPTFSASSFPPSAFNYERPRHFIQSQPSFQAPSYESVVREAQQHQSDPQQNLSASQNSPAAAPSQSTQTLSRSRSVSQIQTQTQNQAQFQSLSLGQNQSKSVHQIQIQTQAKSTSKSSPSSPSPSASSSSFPRATLRSTITLTPSVPSATGLGSATLPANQDSMSAPAAYLCSVLPSQSAFSPFSSSKLSPNSNAPPPPTTTSCSPPAPSSPSSPPSLPQRPLPVSPSPPRSPVSPSSSCLPQPGAPPGQTSVSLPIGYKGTPNILPKPILRKSVAPRPPSSRSTEGDIQGSKDALIQDLEKKLRSKEARGRSSQKLSYEERMARRLLGPDNGTDTLDQNSLSDQSDAPEGRHTGGLWGMRHSGTDERTNEGSAIQEKCYAPRFLQVPADLTVEEGRFCRIDFKVGGLPTPDICWYLDGKAIRPDDYHKMLVCEKGMHSFIIEIVTVHHAGVHECVARNRAGESRFTLRLDVIAQVVLRPPTFVQKMLNSRALEGDTMRLEYKVDASPPPELFWKKDKDMLRIDPNRMSLYQDGSGRQCLLIERVQKSDAGWYTLSAINVAGMSTCNTRLDVGTRTAPPLKTAPPGSKSLKLLSSLSYVPAPTAESPAQHTAPLHESEEL, from the exons ATGGAACA GTGTGACCGGAGTATCCAGAGGGTGCAGAAGAAGACCAGCACCATGTCACTGaccatctcctcctcccttgcTCAGAGGCACTCCAGCCTGGTGCAGCCGCTGCGCGTCAGCCCTCAGACG ACTCAGAGTCCCAGAGTGCAGTATTCAGGAAAGGGCGTGGCTCCTTCTTTTGTCAAG TGCCTCCGTGATGCGTCCGCAGTGAAGGCTCAGCTGGCCGTGCTGGAGTGCAGACTGAGGGGGACGCCGCCCCTGCAGGTCATTTGGTACCGGGACGACCAACAAGTACTGGATTCAGCTGATTTGAGGATCCTGCGTAAGA AGGCCAGTTCTGCATCAGTGCCAG AGGAGCTGTGCACGCTGGTGATCACTGAGGCCTTTCCAGAAGACTCTGGCCTCTTCAAATGTGTGGCCCTCAACTCCTTTGGCACAGCCTCCTGCTCAGCCACGTTGGAAGTTTACAACG acctgcaggagcagctggagatcgAGGCTGCTCGTCAGCAAGAAGCCGTTTCCCTCAAGCAGgcaaaggaagaggaggccgtGCACCAACAGGACGttgactcctgcagcaaggACAGCGAGGAGTTCCCCTCTGAGCTGCCTGACCCTGTGGCACTCCCCCCTCCCGAGTGGCCTGACAGCCCTGCATTCGATAATATCCCTGCTGCAGA TCGTCCGGAGGCTCAGCCAGCCGACCGCTCCTCTGAGGAACCCTTTGGTCCGAGCCCGGAGGAGCGCTGCCTGGACTCCGGGGGACGAAGCTCAGCCGAGGTGACCCCCAGCCCTCTCCCCCCACCCTCGCCCTCACCCTCACCCCCGCCAACGCTGACCCGAGCCGAGGAGGCGGCCCAAACCGCCAAGCTATTCTCTCCAAGCAAGCTCAGCTTGACT tcctcccagtcaGGAGGCGACAACATGAACCGGTCAGGCCTGCCGACCTTCAGCGCCAGTTCCTTCCCTCCCAGTGCCTTCAACTATGAGCGACCACGACATTTTATCCAATCGCAGCCGTCCTTCCAGGCGCCCAGCTACGAGAGCGTTGTGAGGGAGGCCCAGCAGCACCAGAGCGACCCGCAGCAGAACCTCAGCGCATCCCAGAAtagtccagctgctgctccaagTCAGTCGACTCAGACCctgtccaggtccaggtctgTGTCCCAgatccagacccagacccagaaccaggcTCAGTTCCAGTCCCTCAGCCTCGGTCAGAACCAATCCAAGTCTGTCcaccagatccagatccaaacTCAGGCCAAGAGTACCAGCAAGTCCTCTCCCTCCTCGCCCAgtccctctgcctcctcttcctctttcccccGCGCCACGCTGCGGTCCACCATCACCCTCACCCCCAGCGTTCCCAGTGCCACCGGACTGGGCAGCGCCACCCTGCCGGCGAACCAGGACTCCATGTCGGCTCCTGCTGCTTATCTCTGCTCCGTGCTGCCCTCCCAGTCCGCCTTCTCCCCATTTTCCTCCTCCAAGCTGTCTCCCAACTCCAACGCCCCCCCACCGCCCACAACCACTTCCTGCTCCCCGCCGGCTCCCTCCAgcccctcttctcctccctccctgcctcagCGACCTCTCCCAGTGTCCCCTTCCCCCCCACGCTCCCCTgtgtctccgtcctcctcctgtctcccaCAGCCCGGCGCCCCCCCCGGTCAGACCAGCGTCTCGCTACCCATCGGCTACAAGGGAACGCCCAACAT cctcccTAAACCCATCCTCAGGAAGTCCGTCGCTCCTCGGCCCCCCTCCTCTCGCTCCACAGAGGGTGACATCCAGGGCTCCAAAGACGCCCTGATCCAGGATCTGGAGAAGAAACTGCGCTCCAAGGAGgccagggggaggagcagccAG aagcTGTCCTATGAGGAGCGTATGGCTCGCAGGCTGCTGGGCCCAGACAACGGCACCGACACGCTGGACCAAAACAGCCTGTCAGACCAG TCCGATGCGCCAGAAGGACGACACACGGGCGGACTCTG gggGATGCGTCACTCGGGGACAGACGAGAGGACAAACGAGGGCTCAGCTATTCAGGAGAAATGCTACGCTCCCCGCTTCCTGCAGGTCCCTGCAGACCTCACGGTGGAGGAGGGACGCTTCTGCAGGATCGACTTCAAG GTCGGAGGCCTCCCCACACCCGACATCTGCTGGTACCTGGACGGAAAAGCCATCCGACCAGACGACTACCACAAGATGCTGGTGTGTGAAAAAGGGATGCACTCCTTCATCATCGAGATCGTCACCGTGCACCACGCCGGCGTGCACGAGTGTGTGGCCAGGAACCGGGCCGGGGAGAGCAGGTTCACCCTGAGGCTGGACGTGATCG CCCAGGTGGTGCTCCGTCCTCCCACCTTCGTCCAGAAGATGCTGAACTCCAGAGCTCTAGAGGGCGACACCATGAGGCTGGAATATAAAGTGGACGCGTCCCCTCCTCCGGAGCTCTTctggaagaaagacaaagacatgctgCGCATCGACCCCAACAGAATGAG CCTGTATCAGGACGGCTCCGGACGCCAGTGCCTGCTGATAGAGCGTGTCCAGAAGTCCGACGCCGGCTGGTACACCCTCTCCGCTATCAACGTGGCCGGAATGTCCACCTGCAACACCAGGCTGGACGTGGGCA CGAGGACGGCCCCCCCGCTGAAGACGGCGCCGCCCGGCTCGAAGTCGCTGAAGCTGCTGTCGTCACTGAGCTACGTGCCCGCCCCGACCGCGGAGAGCCCCGCCCAGCACACCGCCCCGCTGCACGAGAGCGAAGAGCTCTAA
- the hdac3 gene encoding histone deacetylase 3 yields MTNRTSYFYDPDVGNFHYGAGHPMKPHRLSLTHSLVLHYGLYKKMMVFKPYKASQHDMCRFHSEDYIDFLQKVSPNNMQGFTKSLNTFNVGDDCPVFPGLFEFCSRYTGASLQGATQLNHKICDIAINWAGGLHHAKKFEASGFCYVNDIVISILELLKYHPRVLYIDIDIHHGDGVQEAFYLTDRVMTVSFHKYGNYFFPGTGDMYEVGAESGRYYCLNVPLRDGIDDQSYRQLFQPVIKQVVDFYQPTCIVLQCGADSLGCDRLGCFNLSIRGHGECVEFVKSFKIPLLVLGGGGYTVRNVARCWTFETSLLLDESISDELPYSEYFEYFAPDFTLHPDVSTRIENQNSRQYLEQIRQTVFENLKMLNHAPSVQIHDVPSDILAYERNDEPDPDERGAEENYTRPEAANEFYDGDHDNDKESDVEI; encoded by the exons ATGACAAATAGAACATCTTATTTTTATGACCCGGATGTGGGCAACTTTCATTACG GTGCCGGTCACCCGATGAAACCTCACCGCTTGTCTCTGACTCACAGTCTGGTGCTACACTACGGACTCTACAAGAAAATGATG GTATTCAAACCGTACAAAGCGTCCCAGCACGACATGTGTCGGTTCCACTCCGAGGACTACATAGACTTCCTGCAGAAGGTCAGCCCCAATAACATGCAGGGCTTCACGAAGAGCCTGAACACGTTCAACGTGGGCGACGACTG TCCTGTGTTTCCAGGTCTTTTTGAGTTCTGCTCCAGATACACTGGAGCCTCTTTGCAAGGAGCTACTCAGCTCAACCACAAG atctgCGATATCGCCATCAACTGGGCCGGAGGTTTGCACCACGCTAAAAAGTTCGAG GCGTCTGGGTTTTGTTACGTCAACGACATCGTCATCAGTATACTGGAGCTGCTGAA gtACCACCCGAGAGTTCTTTACATTGATATAGACATTCACCATGGCGACGGTGTCCAGGAAGCTTTTTACCTGACTGACCGCGTCATGACTGTGTCCTTCCACAAATATGGGAACTACTTTTTTCCAGGAACAG GTGACATGTATGAGGTGGGAGCAGAGAGCGGCCGGTACTACTGCCTCAACGTGCCTCTCAGAGACGGCATTGACGACCAGA GCTACAGACAGCTGTTCCAGCCGGTCATCAAACAGGTGGTGGATTTTTACCAGCCGACATGCATCGTGCTCCAG TGTGGAGCAGACTCTCTGGGCTGCGACCGGCTGGGCTGCTTCAACCTCAGCATACGAGGACACGG TGAGTGTGTGGAGTTTGTGAAGAGTTTTAAGATTCCTCTGTTGGTCCTGGGAGGAGGGGGGTACACGGTGAGGAACGTGGCTCGCTGCTG GACCTTTGAGACGTCTCTGTTATTGGACGAGTCCATCAGTGACGAGCTGCCTTACAGCG AGTACTTTGAGTACTTTGCTCCAGACTTCACGCTTCACCCAGATGTCAGCACCAGGATAGAAAACCAGAACTCCAGACAG TACCTGGAGCAGATCCGTCAGACGGTGTTTGAGAACTTGAAGATGCTGAACCACGCCCCCAGCGTGCAGATCCACGACGTTCCCTCCGACATACTGGCCTACGAACGCAACGACGAACCCGACCCCGACGAGAGGGGGGCCGAGGAAAACTACACCAG GCCGGAGGCGGCCAACGAGTTCTACGATGGCGACCACGACAACGACAAAGAGAGCGACGTGGAAATATGA